The stretch of DNA TATGGAGCGGCTCTGCGTCGCCTCGATGGACATCGACGTTGGCGACGCCGCGTACACGCCGATTCTCGCGCCGAACGCCGGGTTCGTCGCCGACCTGACGGTCGCGCGCTTAGGAAAGAACCACTACCGTGTGATCACCGGCGGCGCCCACGCGGGTCAGGACCGCACGTGGTTCGGCAACCACCTCGAAGGCGACGCGGAACTCATCGGCCGCTCCTCGGAACTGTGCACGCTGGGCGTGTGGGGGCCGAACGCGGAAGCGCTGATGGACTCCATCAGCGAGGAGCCGATGACCGCCGACTCCTTCGACTTCGCGGAGATGAAAGAGGTGACGATCAACGGGGTCACGGCGAAAGCGCTGCGGATCTCCTACGTCGGGGAGTTCGGGTGGGAGATCTACGCGCCGATGGACCGCGGCCAGCGCCTCTGGGACACGATCTACGAGGCCGGCCAGGAGCACAACATCCGCCCGGTCGGCACCGGCGTCTACGGTGAGACGGGTCGGATGGAGAAGGGGTACCGCCTGATGGGCGCGGAACTCGAAATCGACTACAACCCCGCCGAAGCCGGGCTGACGTTCCACGGCGTCAAGGACGCGGACTTCATCGGGAAAGACGCGTACGCGGAGGCGATCGACGAGGAGAACACGGCGACGCTCTGTACCCTGTCGGTCACGGACCACGCGCCCGACGGCGGCGAGCCCCGGTTTATGACCGGCGGCGAGCCCATCCTCGATCAGGATGGCGAGGTGCTCATCGACGACGAGGGCCGCCGCTCCTACGTCACGTCGGCGGGGACGGGCCCGTCGGTCGGCAAGCACCTTCTCCTCTCCTATCTGCCGCAGGAGTACGCCGAGGAGGGTCAGGAACTGCAGGTCGAGTACTTCGGCCAGCACTACCCGGTGGAAGTCGAGGTCGCGGGCAACGGCGGCGTCTTCGACCCCGAGAACGACCGGCTGTTCCGCAACGAGTACTAACGGGAGGAAACGGAGCACACACCTATGGAGATACTCACAGCAATCAAGCGCGTGCCGGAGACGGGCGCGAAGGTATCGCTCACTGACGACAAGCTCGACATCGACACGACGTCGCTGGGGTTCACGTTCAGCCCGCACGAGGAGTGCGCGGTCGAGGAGGGCGTCCAACTCGTCGAGGACCACGGCGGCAACGTGACCGTCCTGACCCTCGGCGAGGAGGATGCCACGGAACAGCTTCGCTCGGCCATCGCGATGGGTGCCGACGACGGTATGCTCCTCGATGGGGGCGACGACGAGTGGGGCCCCGCCGCGACCGCGACGGCCATCGCCGAGGCGGTCGAGACGAGCGACACGGACTTCGACCTGCTGCTGTTCGGTAACGAGTCCGCCGACGCGGCGAACCACCAGGTCGGCGTTCGGGTGGCCGAAGAACTCGGCCTGCCCTGCGTGACGGGCATCAAAGACCTCGACGTCGGGGAGGGCGTCGCGACGGCCAAGCGCGAGATCCCCGGCGGCTCGGAAGTCTACGAGGTCGACCTGCCGGCGGTCGTCACGGTCAAAGAGGGCCTGAACGAGCCGCGGTACCCCTCGATGCGCGCGAAGATGCAGGCGCGGAAGGCCTCCGTCGAACAGACCGAACCCGAACCGCGCGAAGACGACCTGGAACTGGTCGAACTCGAAGTGCCCGAGACCGACGACAGTCCCGCCGAGATCATCGGGGAGAGCCCCGAGGCGGCCGAGGAGGTCGTCGACGTGCTCGAAGAACTGGAGGTAGTCTGAGATGGTACTCACGCTCGTCGAATACGACGATGAGGGACTCGACGACGTGTCGCTGCAGGCGCTGACGCTCGCGCGGGACGTCGCGGAACAGGCCGACGAGCCCCTGGAAGCGATCGCGTTCGGGGCCGGAGCCGCAGACGTCGCTGGCGAGGCCGGCGACCACGGCGTCGAAACGCTGCACGCCGTCGAGGACGACGCGCTCGACGATTACGCGCCGGAAGCGTACGGTCGAGCGGTCGTGCAGTGCGCCGAGGAGGTCGGCACGGAAGCCGTGATCGGGCCCGGGACGGACCGGGGAGCGGAGACGCTCGCGCACGCGGCTTCGAAGCTCGACGTGACGATGGCCGCGGAAGTCACGGACGTCGAAGTGGGTGAGTCGTACGAACTCACCCGGCAGCGCTGGGGCGGCACGCTGATCGAACACTCGAAGCTCAGCGCCGACACGAACCTGTTGACGGTGGCGGCCAACGAGGTCTCGGTTTCGACGACCGGCGGCGACGCGGCCGCGGTCGAGGCCTTCGCGCCGGACGTCCGGGACGGCGACCTCCGCGTGCAACTCACGGCGGTCGAGGAGTCCGACGTCGAGGGCGTGCCGCTGGGGGAGGCCCGGGTGGTCGTCTCCGGCGGCCGCGGGACCGACGGCGACTTCTCGGAACTCGAAGCGCTGGTCGAGAACGTGCCGAACGCGGCGCTGGGGTCCTCACGGGCGGCAGTCAACGAGGGCTGGCGGCCGCACGACGATCAGATCGGGCAGACGGGTGCGAAGATCGCGCCCGAAATCTACATCCCCGCCGGAATCAGCGGGGCGGTCCAGCATATGGTCGGGTGTAAGGGCGCGGAGAACATCCTCGCGATCAACACGGATCCGGAAGCGGCGATCATCCAGAAGGCCGACTGGGCGGTGATCGCGGACCTCCACGAGGTGGCCCCGGCGATCGCCGACGAACTCGAAGCCCGCGGCCACTCCGAGTAACGGACCCGCTGGTATTTTTTCGTCGCGATCGTGGTTTTCCCTCTGCCGTTCTGCGTCGGTGCGACCCGACTCTCTCTGGAAGACGGGGAGACTGATTCTCTCCAGCCTACGTGCCCACCGGACGCAGCGCGAAGGCGGCGAGGCCGGCTCCCACGACTAACACGGCGCCGACGTAGAACGCCATCGACCAGCCGAGCGTCGCGATCAGCGCGCCGGTCACGGTGCCGCCGAACACCCCGCCCGGCACTTTCGCGGTGTAGATCGCCGCGTAGTTCTCCGAAGAGCGGGCCTCGCCGTAGTAGCGGCCGACGAGGCTCGGGAAGATCGCGAACACCGGACTCCGGAAGAACGCCGCCGCGGCCACGAACGCGACGAACAGCGACGCGTGCCCGCGAGTCCCGCTCGCGACCGCGCCGGCCAGCGTCAGCCCGCACAGCACGAGCGATGCGCCGGCGGTCCGCTCCTCGCCGAGTCGGTCCGACAGTCCGGCGAGGACGAGCAGCCCCGCCCCGTCCGCCAGCGCGATGCTCGACGCGACGGTCGTCGCCGCCGACGCCGAGAGGCCGAGTCCGGTCGCGAAACCCACTGACTGTCCGATCAGCATCAGCCCCACGCCGTTGACGACGACGAGCACGCCGTAGAAGACCCAGAACTGCCAGGTCCGGGCGGCGGTTCGCCACCCGACTGCGTCGGTGGGGTCGTCGGAAGCGGCCGGCGAAACCGAGCTGTCAGCGTCGTCTGCGTCGGATACGTCCTCCGCGAGGTCCTTTGAGTCGGCTGCATCACCCGCGTCCGCGGCCGCCTCGGCCGGTTCCGCCCCGCTGTCGACGCCCACTGCCGAACCGGACACCGATTCCGGATCTCTGAGTAGTCCAGCGGCGAGCAGGCTCACGATCCCGACCGCGACTCCCAGCACGAGCAGCGTCCGGGTGAAGGCGGCGTCGATCGATCCCCTGACGAGCGGGATCACCACGAAACTCACCCCGCCGTAGGCCATCGAGACGATGCCGGTCGCCAGGCCGCGGTACTCGTCGAACCACTTGACCGGCGTGTTGACCGCCACCGTGTACGCGATGCCGGCGCCGACTCCGCCGATCGCGTACGAGGCGTACGCCACGGGCAGCGTCGGAGCGACGCCCAGACCGACGTACCCCGCAGTCATCAGCGCGGCCGCGGCCACGAGGAGCTTCCGCGGCCCGTACCGGTCCCGGACGCTCCCGGCCGGCAGTTGGACGAGCGTCTGCGTGATCACGAAGAGCGTGAAGACGGTCCCGAGCGCGGTCGGGGAGGCGGAGATGCGCGTTCCGACGGCGGCGCTGAGCGACGACCAGACGAACTGGTAGGTTCCGGCCCCGCCCATAATGGCCGCGCCGACCGCCACGAAGGCCCACCGACGCATCGATCGCTGACGACTCACGTGATCGGTTCGACGGGTCCGGGTAATAGACCTTTAGAAACCCGACGGCGCGCTACTCGGTCGCTCTGGTGACGTCCTCGACGGTGTAGTCGGCGGCTTCGATGGCGTCGACGATCGACGCGGCGTGTTCGGCGCCGCTGGTCTCGACGGTGAACACGAGGTAGGCCTCGCCGACTTCGAGGTCCTCGACAGAGCGGTCGTGGCGGACGTCGTGGATGTTCGCCTCCTGGTCGGCGATGATGCCGGAGAGTTCGTGCATCTTCCCCGGACGGTCGTCGATGCGGACCCGCAGGCGGATGCGCTGTTTCCGCTGGGTCAGCGCGTGGACGACCACCGTTTGCAACTGCGTCATATCGAGATTGCCGCCGCAGAGCAGCGGCATCACGGTCTCGCCCGACACGTCGAGGTCGTCGCTCAGGAGTGCCGCGACCGACGCCGCGCCAGCGCCCTCGACGACCTGTTTGGCGCGCTCCATCAGGAAGAGGATCGCCTGCGCGATCTCGGTGTCGGTGACGGTGACGACCTCGTCGACGTTGGCCTGGATGATCGACAGCGTCGCCTCGGAGATGCCGCCGGTGGCGATGCCGTCGGCGATGGTGTCGACCTCGTCTAACGTGACCGGGATGCCCTTGTCGAGGCTCTCGTGGACCGTTTCCGCGCCGGTGGCTTGGACGCCGACGACGCGCGTCTCCGGCGAGAGGTGCTTCAGCGCCGTCGAGACGCCGCTGATGAGGCCGCCGCCGCCGATGGGGACGATCACGGTGTCGGCGTCGGGGCAGTCGTGGTACATCTCCGATCCGAGCGTCCCCTGCCCGGCGATGATGTCGACGTCGTCGTAGGCGTGGACGAACTCCGCGTCGCTGTCCTCGACGGCGGCCTGGGCGTGGCTCATCGTCTCCTGGAAGTCCTTGCCCTTCAGTTCGACCGTCGCGCCGTAACTCCGGGTGGCGTCGACCTTCGCCTGCGGGGCGTCCTCGGGCATGTAGATGGTCGAGTCGGCGCCGCACCTGGTGGCCGCGAGGGCGACGCCCTGGGCGTGGTTGCCGGCGCTGGCGGCGACGAACTCGCTCACGCCGTTCGCGACGTCCTGGCTGATCTTGTTGTAAGCGCCGCGGGTCTTGAACGACCCCGTCCACTGGAGGTGTTCCATCTTCAGGTACACCTCCGCGTCGACGAGTTTGCCGAGCGACGTGCTCTTTTCGACCGGCGTCTGTTTGACGACAGTGTCGTCGTCGAGGCGTTCTCGTGCGCGTTCGATGTCGACGTACTGCACGGGCAATTCGTCGGTGTCGTCTTCGGGGTCGTGTGCTGTTTCGGTCATTGGTTGTGGCGTGCTTGCAGCGGACCACGGGATGCCGACGCGGCGTCGACCCGTGGCGGGATCGTCGTCCAGTTCGTGTGTGTCGAATTCGTGCGGGGGGCTCTTCAGTCTCCGGACGCAGATCGGTCAGCGAACGATCTTCTCGCGGCCGGGGTCGAACAGCGGCTCGTCCCGGACGGTCGCCTCGTACAGCTCGCCCTCGCAGCGGACCTGGACGTCGGTCCCGGCGTCGGTGTACTCCGTCGGGAGGTACGTGTAGGCGATCGATTTCCCGATGCTGTACCCGAAGTCCGCGGCCTGCACGTAGCCCACGGGTTCGCCGTCGACGAGGACCGGCCGGCCGCTGAGGAGGACGTCGTCCGAATCGTCGAGCGTGATCGGCGTGATTTCGTCGTCGATACCCGCTTCCTTCGCCGATTCGAGCGCCTCGCTGCCGACGAAGTCGGTGTCGAGGTCGACGGCGAAGCCGAGGCCGGCCTCGTAGGGGTTCGAGTCGGTGTCGATGTCGGTGCCCCACAGCCGGTAGCCCTTCTCCAGACGCATCGACTCCAGCGCGCCGCCGCCCATCGGCCGCACGTCGAGGTCGTCCCCGGCGTCCCGGAGCGTCTCCCAGAGTCGCTGGCCGTACTCGGTCGGCGCCCACAGCTCCCAGCCGAGTTCGCCGACGTAGGAGACCCGCAGCGCGATCACGGGCACCTCGCCGACGTAGATCTGCTTGGCCGTGAAGTACGGGAACCCGTCGTTGGAGACGTCGGCGTCGGTGACTCGCTGGAGCAGGAGGCGGGATTTCGGCCCCCAGAGACCGATCGTGCTCCTCGCGCCTTCTTCGACGGTGACCGAGACGGTCTCGGGTGCGTGCTCCTTCAGCCACCCGCCGTGGATCCCCGGCGAGTTGCCGCCGCCGGTGGTGACGAGGTACCGCTCGTCGTCGAGTCGGACGACCGTCACGTCCGCGAGGATGCCGCCGCCCTCGTTCAGGAGGAGCGAGTAGCGGACCTTACCGACGTCCATCTCGACGTCGTTGCTGCACATCCGCTGGAGGAACGCCTCCGCCTCGCTCCCCTCGACGACGATGCTGCTGAAGGAGGTCATGTCGAACATCGACACCGCGTCGCGGGTATGGAGGTGTTCGGCGCCCTCGATCGCCGAGCGGTTGATTCCCCGCCAGCCCTCCTGCTCGGGGATCTCCTCGTCGTACTGCTCGACGAGGTCGGCGTTCGATTCGTACCACTGTGCGGACTCCCAGCCGCCGGACTGGTAGAACTCCGCGCCCAGTTCCTTCTGCTGGTGATAGAAGGGGCTCGTCCGGAGGCCGCGGTGCTCGTCGGGCTGCCAGCGCGGCTCGACGATGCTGTAGACCTGCTGGTAGCGCTTCGCGCCCTTGTCCACGAAGTAGTCTTTCTCGCCCGCGTGCGGCTCGAAGCGTCGGACGTGCACGCCGCCGGTGTCGACCGGCCCGGAGGGAAGTCGCGGCACGCCGTTCTCCATCCACTCGGCGACGATCTTCCCGTAGCCGCCCGAGTGCGTCCACCAGATGGCGAGCGCGCTCCAGAGGCCCTCGACCTGCGCGGTCGGCCCCACGGCCGGCATCCCGTCGGGCGTGAAGACGAAGATGCCGTTCTCGGTCATCTCGTATTCGACGTCCGCGGTCGCCGGCAGCAACTCGTCGAACGCCTGCTTCGCGGACTTCTCTCGGTCCGGATGGGTCGGCTGCTCCCAGTGTTCCCGGGTGAAGCCGCGGACAGACGCCTGTCGGTCGTCGTTCTTCCCCATCGCGTCGGGATCGACCGAGAGCGTCTCGTGGTTGTACGACCCCATTCCGAGGGAGTCGCCGTGGGTCCGGAAATAGAGGGAGTTGTCCTGGTCGCGGCCGACCGGCTGGCTCGGGGCCTCGCTCATGTACTCCTGGATGTCGCGGTCTCCGGGCACCAGCAGTCCGTCGGTGTTCGATCCGACGCCCGAATCGGCGCCGGCGAGTTCGTCCATCGGTTCCGTAACGACGTACTGGTGTTCGACCGGCGCGATCGGGAGGTCGAGGCCGGCCATCTTCCCGGTCTGGTAGCCCCAGTTGTTCGTCGCGACGACGCAGCGCTCGCAGTCGATCGTTCCCCGGTCGGTCTCGACCGCCCCGATCTCGCCGCCGGCGACGTCGAGGTCGGTGACTTCGGTGTTGCCGTAGAAGTCCGCACCGGAGTTCGCGATGTACCACTGCAGCGCGGCGATGCCGTCGACCCGACCGTCCGTCGGGGAGTAGTAGCCGCCGAGGATCTCCTCCTCGTCCACCAGCGGCAGGTGTTCGGTGACTTCCGCCGGCGAGAGGAGTTGCGGGTCGGGGAGGCCGTAGGACTCCGCCCACTCGACCCGCCGCTCGAGGAAGTCCATCCGCTCCTCGCTGCGGGCGAGTTCGATGCCGCCGACCTCGTCGTAGACGCCGGCGTCGGAGAGGAGCCGACTCGTGTAGTGCGCCGTCTTCGTCTGGAGTTTCGACGGCGACGTCTGGAATATGATCCCCGGCGCGTGGACCGACGATCCGCCGGTGACCGGCAGCGGTCCCTGATCGATCACGACGACGTTCTCCGCACCCAACTCGGTGAGATGATAGGCGACGCTACAGCCGACCGCCCCGGCCCCGATGACGACGGTTTCCGCCTGCGACGGCAGTTCCGGATTGCTCATTAGTTCTCATCTGCCGGTGACGGTGTGACGGGCATAAATACATTGGTGGGCCCGTATACGGGGCGAAGAAACCCACACATCGGTGATTATTTCATCGATTTGTGTGTGTTCACAACGCGCGACGTCCGGCCACCGAACCCCCTCGCCGGGATCGGCAAAACCACAGACTGACAACCGATCGAAAGAACGAGCGGCGGCTGCAGTCCGGTGGCCGTCTCGCGGTTCACGCCCGCGGTCCGGGATCGCGGTCGCGAATCGCATCGAGGAGATCACAGAGCGCGTCGGCGGACCGATCGAGCAGTTCCTCGCCGAGTTCGGCGCTCGACTCCCGCGGGTCGCCCACGACGCCGTTGTCGGTGAACTCCTCGGAGTCGACAGCGAGGTTGACGCGTCCCTGCCAGTCGCCCCAGCGGTCGCTCCCGCCCTCGGCCGCCTCCTCCAGGCGGTCCTCGTGGACGGTCTCGGGGTTCGTATGTCGGAGCAGCGACGTCTCCAGCGGGCCGGCGTGGCCCATCTCGGAACTGTGGTCGCCCACCTCGTCGAACCACGTGAACGGAACGGCGAGGGCGTCGTCGTGGCGGACGATCCGCGCCGTCACCTCGTTCAGCGCTCCGATATTGCCCCCGTGGCCGTTCACGAGGACGACGCGGTCCCAGCCGTGCGAGGCGAGGCTTCCGACGACGTCGCGGACGTACGCGCGGAACGTCGACTCCGTCGTCCACAGCGTTCCGGAAAAACGGCGGTGCTCCTCGGCGATACCGACCGGGATCGCGGGCGCGACGATCACGGGGTCGGCGTACCGCTCTGCGGCTGCCGCGGCGACGGCTTCGGCGTCCAGCGTGTCGGTACCGAGCGGTGCGTGCGGGCCGTGCTGTTCCGTGCTGCCGACCGGCAGCAGTGCAACCTCCGCCTCCGACTTCTCGGCGTCGGTCCACGTCTCGCGTTCCAGATGCATACGCGGCGGTTCTTCGAGCGATCGGATAAAAGACGCGACGCGCCTGCGATTTCGAGACGTCTCGACCGCCGTTCAGTTCGTGGCCCGCAGGTCGGTACGCTCCCGGTATCAGCTGGCCTCCCAACGGTTAGTCCAATCGATCGAGCGTGCCGTAGAGCTCCTCGTTCTGGACGTGGGTACAGAACTGTGCACACAGCCGACAGCAGTCGGCGGCGTCGGTGAACGTCCGGACGCTGGCGTCCCAGCGCGCGTTGACCGATCCGAGCATCGCACTCCGAACCGACGGTTCCGTCGCCACCATCACGCGGCGCGCGCGCTCCGGCGGCGTCGCGTCGGCGGCCTGCCCGCGCATCCCCTCGGTCGACAGCAGGTCTTCGAGGACGCTTCCGATCTCGACCCCGACGCCGAGATTGTCGCCCACCTGCGGGGCGACGAACACGACCGCGTTGCTCGCCCGCGCGAAGGCGATGCTCTGCGTCGCGGCGTCCATCTCGTCCAGCGAAATCCCGACGTCGATCGCGAGAAAGGCGTTGAACCCGCGGTCGCGCAGACAGTCCCGCGTCTCTTGGAGGAGGCGCAACACCTCGTCCTCGGCGTACTCGCCGCTGGTTTCCTCCCAGGTCGCGAACGACGGCGCGTCGCGTTCGACGTCCGCGTCGTCGGGGAGGAGTGCGTCGACGTCGAACGTCCGGTACGGGCCCATCAAATAGACCAGAAACCGCTCGCGTCGCGGCGGTGCGAGGGCCTGGGAGTCACCGACTGCCCGAGGCAGACTGTCGACGATTCGTTGCCGCATTCGAGCGCCCGGTTCGACGGTATAATATATAAATATCGGGATTCTCAGAACTTTTCTAGTCGAGAACGACTAAGTACTTCGCGAGTCAACGTTCGACCGAGTCGTTCCAGATGGCAGAAACCGACCGCCCAAACGATGGCGTCCGACGGCCGGAGCCGCCGCTCCCCGACGAGAGCGGGCTCACGCTCGAGGAGTACCTGGCGATGCAGCGGGCGATCAGCCACCGGACGCGCTTTCGAATCTTGCGAACGCTCGTCGCCAACGACGAACTGAGCGCCGCCGACCTCAAGGCCGCGGTCGACGTCGAGGCGCACAACTTCCACTACCACCTCGACGAACTGGTCGACGTCGGCCTCGTCGACAAGCGCCAGCGACGGACCGCAGACAGTCAGGGATTCTACACGTACTACCGACCGACCGCGATGGGTCGCGGAATCCTCGAACACGGGGTCGAGGAGCTGATGCGTCGCGAACGCGAGTTCGACGATACCTACGCCTGATCGCGTGCTCTCCCGGGACTTTTTACCGCGCGCCCGCTCCCTCGGCGTATGGACTACGACCCCGTGAGGCACGCGGTGTCCGATCGCCAACTCGGACACTTCCCCTCCGGCCGCGACGTCTCCGTCACCGTCCACCGCTACGCGGGCGGCGACGGCCCGACGGTGTTCGTCCAGGCGGCCCAGCACGGCATCGAACTCAACGGCCCGGCGGCGCTGCGCCGCCTCCACGACCGCCTCGTCGACGCCGAGATCGCGGGCACGGTCGTCGCCGTCCCCGTCACGAACCCCATCGCGTTCGATCACCGGTCCTATCTGACGCCGGAGGCCTACGACGCCTTCCACTCGAACTTCAACCGGATCTGGCCGGGCGATTCGAACGGGAGCTTCCAGGAGCGACTGGTGGCGAACCTCTGGCCGCTCGTCGAGGAGAGCGACGCCGCCGTCGACCTCCACACCGGGATGCCAGAGATGCTCGAACACGTCCGGTTCAGTCGGGCCGACGACGACGCCCGGGCGCTCGCGGAGGCGTTCGGGACGGAGGTCCTCCTGGCTGACGACGACGCGGTCGGCGACGACGCGGTCGGCGACGACGCGGTCGACGACGAGTTCTCGGGGAAGTTCCGACTCGCGGCGGCGCAGGCGGGCGTCCCGGCGATCACCGCCGAGCTCTCGAACAGCCGGACCGTCACGCGCTCGGCCGTCCAGTCGGGCGTCGACGGCGTCCTGAACGTCCTCCGTCGGCTGGACGTCCTCGACGGACCCCGCGCGTCGACGCCGGACCAGCAACTCCTCCGAGACGACACGCCGCGGGTCGTCGCCGAGGAGTCCGGACTCTTCGAACTCCGATCGGACCTCGGCGTCGGCGACGAAGTGAGCGCGGGCGAGGAACTCGGCGCGGTGTTCGACCCGGCGTCGTTCGAACGACTGGAGACCGTCACCGCGAGCGCCGCCGGCGTCCTGTACTCCGCTTCCCGCGGCGGCGTCGTCGTGACCGGCGAGCGAATCGTGAGCATCGCAACGGTGCCCTGACCGGCTCTCTCGTTTTCGTCGCCTCCGTCCCCCGGAGTCTCCCACCGGGGGTTCAGCATTTGAAGGCCCTCAGCATTCCGCACGCACTGTTACCCAACCACAATGTGTTAGATACTGTCAGTGATATGGCGATGCAGCCGCACTCATCGTTCGACGCTCTCTCTCGCGTGATCGAACGGCTCGGAACCGACGGTCGAACCGTGCGTCGGGTCGAAGCGGCTGCGAGTGCGGACGAGCGCGACAGCGGTTCGCTCCGCGCCACCGTCGATGTCGTGATCCCGTTCTGTGAGGCCGTCTCGTCGGGCGCGGCCTCGTCGCTCGAAGCCACCGCAGCCAGCGTCGACGACGGCGAACTCAATCTCACAGTTCAGTTACCAGTATTTCCGGACGCGTCGACGGACGCTGCGGAGGCGCTGCCGGACGGAACGAGGGTTTCGGCCAACTCGACCGACGCGCGGTTCGAGGGCGGGCACGTCCTCGTGTCGTTGGACGTCGTGATCGAGGCGGATTCGTCCTCCGATACTCGCTCCGCGGGTCGGTCGGCCGCGGCCGACGCCGACACGCCTGAGCCCGGACCGACCGCGTCCGCGGTGACCGACGGGGCCGGAATGCCGTCCGGTGCACTGGACGCGTCCGCAGGAACGGACGACGCCGAGCGGCCCGAATCGGAGATGCCGTCGGCGTTCGGTGAGACGGCGACTGAATCGGCCGTCGATGACACTGAAACAGATACCTCGACGGCCGCCACTGCGGACTCGGTCGACGATTCCGACGACGCGTCGTCGCTCGCGGCCGCGCGCGACGACTCGGTGCCGCCGTACGAGGACACGCCGTACCTTCGGCGCCTCTACGAGTCGTGTGACACTTTCGAGGAGATGAGTCAGCGGATCGAGATGGACGTCTCCGACGAGACCGTCCGTCGATATATGATCGAGGCGGGGGTCCACTCGCCGACGTCCTACGAGACGGGCGCGGCAGCCGCTGAGTCGGTCGATAGCGAAGAACCGGCCGATCGGTCCCCGTCCGCTGAAAGCGACATCTCGGCCGGTCCCTCGACCGCGGACGGAGGCGACGAACGGGTCGAGGACGACGCCCGGGCCGATCCGCTTCCGGACGATCAGCTCGTCGCCGACGGGATCGGCTTCCCGGATCGGTTGACGCTCCACGACGTCGTCGATGCCGTCGTCGACGCCCGGACGGTCCACGAGGTCGGCCGCGAACTCGGCCTGGAGCACGACCGGACGCGACAGCTCCTCCGTCAACTCAACGTCCTCGATCTCGTTCTGCGGCGCGTCTCCGACGACCCGAAACGGGAGACGTCCGTCGAGGACGTGGCGGCGCGTATCCGACAGTGCGCGCCCGACGGAACCTGAAACGCACGGAAGCGACTATCCGAAGGGTCTCACCGCCTCGGAGTCGTCGCCTCTCCGGAGGGCAAAGAGGGCTCACGGACGGGAGTAGCTCTCCCCGAGGAGCGAAACGCTCCCCCGCGTGCCAATAGACAAAAGTACGTCCCTCTCTATCGTTAGGTAAGGATGTCCGTTGGTACACAGCGCGGGGTCGCAGATGGTGTAACGCAGTTGTTGAACACGGCACGCTTCGAGTTGATGCCGTTCGACAGTTTCGAGGGAGAGCTTTCGGAGTTGCCGGCGGGAGCGACCGTGGCGATCACGACGTCGCCACAGTTAGGGATCGACCGAACGGTCGAGAAGTGCGAGGAGGCCGCCGAAGCCGGCTACGAGGTGGTTCCCCACATCGCGGCCCGGTACATCGAGGGCCCAGAGGAACTGGAAGAGATCGCCCGTCGACTGACCGAGGCCGGAATCACGGACATCTTCGTGCCAGGGGGCGACAAAGAGGAGGCAGTCGGCGAGTTCGAATCCGCCTACGACCTGCTCGTGGCGC from Halobellus litoreus encodes:
- a CDS encoding creatininase family protein, whose translation is MHLERETWTDAEKSEAEVALLPVGSTEQHGPHAPLGTDTLDAEAVAAAAAERYADPVIVAPAIPVGIAEEHRRFSGTLWTTESTFRAYVRDVVGSLASHGWDRVVLVNGHGGNIGALNEVTARIVRHDDALAVPFTWFDEVGDHSSEMGHAGPLETSLLRHTNPETVHEDRLEEAAEGGSDRWGDWQGRVNLAVDSEEFTDNGVVGDPRESSAELGEELLDRSADALCDLLDAIRDRDPGPRA
- a CDS encoding DUF7509 family protein — protein: MRQRIVDSLPRAVGDSQALAPPRRERFLVYLMGPYRTFDVDALLPDDADVERDAPSFATWEETSGEYAEDEVLRLLQETRDCLRDRGFNAFLAIDVGISLDEMDAATQSIAFARASNAVVFVAPQVGDNLGVGVEIGSVLEDLLSTEGMRGQAADATPPERARRVMVATEPSVRSAMLGSVNARWDASVRTFTDAADCCRLCAQFCTHVQNEELYGTLDRLD
- a CDS encoding winged helix-turn-helix domain-containing protein, with the translated sequence MAETDRPNDGVRRPEPPLPDESGLTLEEYLAMQRAISHRTRFRILRTLVANDELSAADLKAAVDVEAHNFHYHLDELVDVGLVDKRQRRTADSQGFYTYYRPTAMGRGILEHGVEELMRREREFDDTYA
- a CDS encoding succinylglutamate desuccinylase/aspartoacylase family protein, which codes for MDYDPVRHAVSDRQLGHFPSGRDVSVTVHRYAGGDGPTVFVQAAQHGIELNGPAALRRLHDRLVDAEIAGTVVAVPVTNPIAFDHRSYLTPEAYDAFHSNFNRIWPGDSNGSFQERLVANLWPLVEESDAAVDLHTGMPEMLEHVRFSRADDDARALAEAFGTEVLLADDDAVGDDAVGDDAVDDEFSGKFRLAAAQAGVPAITAELSNSRTVTRSAVQSGVDGVLNVLRRLDVLDGPRASTPDQQLLRDDTPRVVAEESGLFELRSDLGVGDEVSAGEELGAVFDPASFERLETVTASAAGVLYSASRGGVVVTGERIVSIATVP